From the genome of Candidatus Firestonebacteria bacterium RIFOXYD2_FULL_39_29:
GTAGAGGTCATTTCGCCGGGACCGTAAATGTCCATGATCTTTGTCGGTCCGAGTACCGCAGATATCGGAAGCCCTCCTGAAAGCCCTTTACCGCAACAGATAATATCAGGAGTAATTCCGTAATGTTCTATGGAGAACAGCTTACCCGTCCTGCCAAATCCTGCCTGGACTTCGTCGTCTATAAATATTATTTTATTCTTCTTGCACCATGCGCGGACGCCTTTTATATATTCTTTGTCTGCAAAAGCTGCAATCCCGCCCTGATAGGATTCCATTAAAAAGCCCGCTATCATATTCGGCTTTATCTTTTTTGCCTTTAAAGCCTTCTTAAAATACTCAAAACTTGTGTTTTTATTAAAATACCCGTCCGGATAAGGTATCTGATAGAAAGACTTATCAATATTGACGATCCACTCTTTTAACCCGGGAATACCCCCGGCCATCTGCGAGCCCAGTGTTCTACCGTGAAACGCGCTGCTGAAACCAAGTATCCCTATTTTTTTCTTTCCGCCGATCTTTTGCCCGTAAGTTCTGGCAAGTTTAATGGCGCATTCAACTGCTTCCGAACCGGTAGTTAATAAAAACGCTTTTTCGATGCCTTTCGGCGACATGGAAACAAGTTTTTTAACAAGACGCGCTCTTTGAACATTAGGGAAACAATAGTTATGTATCAGGCCCTGCTTCACCTGCTTTAGAATCTCCTGTTTAACCTCTTCCCTTAAATGCCCGACGTTCGCAACCAGAACGCCTGAGGAAAAGTCTATCCATTTATTGCCATACTCATCCCATACATTAAAATTCCTGGCTTTATGCCAGACGATAGGCGGCTGTCCGCCCATAGCTCTCGGTTCATATTTCCTCAGGTCTTTGAGTACCTGAACGGATTTTGGATTCGGTATTGCCGTTTTTATCTCCCTATATTTTGTTTTGATCTTTTTCACTTTGTGAGGCTTGATGTCGTACGATAAATATGCCATATTGTCTCCTTTCGAACTACCATAATTTATTATACATGTTCGTCCGCCGATCTTTTTGGCGGATAGCATTCAACAATCACGATACCACTTCCGCCAGTTATATAAGGCGGATCTCTCGACGATCCGCCCTAAATAATTGGCGGATCTTTCGAAGAGATTACAAAACTATCTGATTCTACTGATAAATATTTTATTCCAACATTGTTCTTTTTTTTACATCACTTATATTTTTTTCAGCACTGCTTTCGTTTTGACTTTACTTTCCCCATTCTTGATAAAACTTTCTTAACCGCATAAGTAGCTACGTGCGAGGGTAAAGTTCCTTTTCCAAATCCCGCATCATAACCCAATTCTTTTGCGAATTTATTATTAATGGAAGGCCCGCCGACAATGACCAGGAACTTATCTCTCAGCTCTTCGGATTCTATCATATCAATAAGTTTTGTAAGATTATGCAGGTGTATATTTTGCTGGGTCACTATCTGGGAAATAAGTATCACATCAGCGTTCACTTCTTTGGCCTTTCTGATCAGTTCTTCGCACGGCACCTGCGCGCCCATATTGTAAACCTTAAATGCTGAATATCTTTCAAAACCGTAATCCCCGCTGAAACCTTTCATATTTAATATTGCATCAATACCGACAGTATGCGCATCTGATTCTATGCAGGCCCCGACGACTACGACTTTCCTTTTAATATTTTTCTTTACAAATTCATTAACTTCATCCAGTCCCATCCATTCCTCGACAACCTTAGTTACCTTTAATTTTGAAACGTCAACAGAATGGGTACATTTGCCGTAAACAATGACGAAAGTAAACCCTTCGCCGATATCTTTATGATAGACAGTGTGCGGGTCCGCCAAACCCATTTTTAAAGCAATGTTTTTAGCTGCTTCCTCCGCCAGATCAGCTTTCACGGGCAAAGTAAAACTAAGCTGTACCATCCCGTCATTTAACTTGTCGCCGTAAGGTTTTATCATTTTGCTCATTTAAGTAAGCTCCATCTTTCTTCGAACGGATTAGTATATTCTTTTGCCTTTGCTATAACACCTTCAAAGCCCTTGCCGCCTTTTCTCGGTCTTTTAATATCGGCAAAACATCCCTGTTCAAGCGCATTTAAAAGCCCTTCTTTTTTTATTTTACCGAGCATTTTTAAAGCTTTATCCAGAACTTCATTTGCTCTTTTTTGAATAAGTCCGTTTTTTCTGAAAGTAACTTCTGTTGACATATCTTTTGCCGCGTTCATAACATATTTCGCGCTTTCAATGCTTAAATACCTGTCCTGTATGAACGGCGTGTGTATTCCTTCGGTCAAAATACCGAGAAGATGAATGGACTGGTTAGTGGCAACTGATGCCAGGTTGAACATTGAATCAATAACATGAGCTTTAAATATATCCCCGGTAATATGTTTGGTCGGAGGCATATATTTTATTGGTGACTCAGGGAATATCTCCCTCACCATCTGCGCCTGGGCAAGTTCCAGGAGAAAGCTATTTTTAATATCCGGATTTATTTCAAACGCATGTCCGAGTCCCATCAATTTTTCCGGCATACCTGCATTTTTCGCAAGCCTTTCATTGATGAACTCTGAGGCCAATACGGTATGCGCCTGTTTTACCGCATCCGCAGTAGTCAAATAATTATCTTCTCCGGTGTTTATTATTATTCCCGCCTGCGTATTTATCATCCTGGAAAAATGCTGGTCGATAAACGTCCTGTACATATTAATATCCCTGAAGATTATCCCGTACATCGAATCATTCAGCATCATGTCAAGGCGTTCCATCGCCCCCATCGCGGCTATTTCACACATACAAAGTCCCGAGCAATAATTTACAAGATAAATATACCGTCCGAGTTTTACGGATATCTCATCCAGAGCTTTTCTCATGATCCTGAAATTTTCCTGGGTCGCGTAAGTACCGCCAAATCCTGTTGTCGTTGCCCCGTAAGGCACATAATCCATAAGACTTTGAGCTGTTGACCTGATAACAGCAATACAGTTAGCCCCATTTAAAGCCGCCGACCTCGCCTGCTTTACGTCTTCATATATATTACCGGTAGCAACAATAAGGTAGAACCAGGGACCTTTTCCGGTTGGGTTTTTCGCCTGCAGTTTTGCCCTGTCTTTTCTTGCTTTTTCAACTCTTGAAATACCATATTCAGAAAGCCTATTTACTACCTGCTTGTTCCTTTTATCAGCTACATAAAGCGGTTTTACCTTTCCCAAAATAATCAAGCTTACTGTTTCTTTGAAGTTTTTCCTGTTTTGGATCATCGTTGACGCC
Proteins encoded in this window:
- a CDS encoding 4-aminobutyrate aminotransferase, whose product is MAYLSYDIKPHKVKKIKTKYREIKTAIPNPKSVQVLKDLRKYEPRAMGGQPPIVWHKARNFNVWDEYGNKWIDFSSGVLVANVGHLREEVKQEILKQVKQGLIHNYCFPNVQRARLVKKLVSMSPKGIEKAFLLTTGSEAVECAIKLARTYGQKIGGKKKIGILGFSSAFHGRTLGSQMAGGIPGLKEWIVNIDKSFYQIPYPDGYFNKNTSFEYFKKALKAKKIKPNMIAGFLMESYQGGIAAFADKEYIKGVRAWCKKNKIIFIDDEVQAGFGRTGKLFSIEHYGITPDIICCGKGLSGGLPISAVLGPTKIMDIYGPGEMTSTHSGNPLVSRTAVKSLELIQNEKLVERSAKLGLILHAELNKIKDQHSDIIGAVNGKGLLVGVLFRKAGTENEPDGTIAFKIVKKCIEKGLMLYAPLGTGGATIKMNPPLIIEEAALREGISIFKEALEETLNEK
- a CDS encoding D-lysine 5,6-aminomutase subunit alpha; translation: MNKLNLNRNKIAACRNYSKIIAADLQKIIDKNTTVSVERSILRLFGVDGVDKSGLPYPNILAEKIKEAGVLQYGAANVMASTMIQNRKNFKETVSLIILGKVKPLYVADKRNKQVVNRLSEYGISRVEKARKDRAKLQAKNPTGKGPWFYLIVATGNIYEDVKQARSAALNGANCIAVIRSTAQSLMDYVPYGATTTGFGGTYATQENFRIMRKALDEISVKLGRYIYLVNYCSGLCMCEIAAMGAMERLDMMLNDSMYGIIFRDINMYRTFIDQHFSRMINTQAGIIINTGEDNYLTTADAVKQAHTVLASEFINERLAKNAGMPEKLMGLGHAFEINPDIKNSFLLELAQAQMVREIFPESPIKYMPPTKHITGDIFKAHVIDSMFNLASVATNQSIHLLGILTEGIHTPFIQDRYLSIESAKYVMNAAKDMSTEVTFRKNGLIQKRANEVLDKALKMLGKIKKEGLLNALEQGCFADIKRPRKGGKGFEGVIAKAKEYTNPFEERWSLLK